Proteins encoded by one window of Cylindrospermum stagnale PCC 7417:
- a CDS encoding ABC exporter membrane fusion protein: MAENKASQLLKKATGKWRIILAASIALTTGLVSFYGFSQFGARKAVQPLPVNTPQATPAKVAVTALGRLQPEGKVTYLSAPNSINGVRVEKLLVKEGDEVKKGQVLAHLEDYARAKAALQQSLDKLQVAKAKLAQVKSGAKTGDVNAQKAAIANLASQLKGDIASQAATINRIQAEVDNAQTENTRYQQLKKEGAISASTADTKALQLKTAQQQLTEAKANLNRTQDTLQQQLKQAKAKLNSISEVRPVDVDAAQAEVKSATTAIQQAKADQDLTYIQSPIDGKILKIHTKTGEVIATSGFAEVGKISQMYVVAEVYQTDIEKVRLGQKASITSTAFSGKIHGTVSEIGWQVDKQSIFSINPGSDTDRRIVEVKISIDNPADSQKVARLTNLQVDVAIQI; encoded by the coding sequence ATGGCAGAAAACAAAGCAAGCCAGTTACTCAAAAAAGCCACTGGTAAGTGGAGAATAATTTTGGCAGCTTCTATCGCTTTAACTACTGGATTAGTCTCTTTCTACGGTTTTTCACAATTTGGGGCGCGAAAAGCTGTTCAGCCTCTTCCAGTCAATACCCCCCAGGCGACACCAGCTAAAGTGGCTGTGACAGCTTTAGGACGCTTGCAGCCGGAAGGTAAAGTTACTTATTTGTCTGCTCCCAATTCAATCAACGGTGTTCGAGTAGAAAAGCTGTTGGTGAAGGAAGGAGATGAGGTTAAGAAAGGGCAAGTATTAGCTCATCTGGAAGATTACGCTCGCGCTAAAGCCGCACTGCAACAGTCTTTAGACAAACTGCAAGTAGCCAAAGCCAAACTAGCGCAGGTAAAGTCTGGGGCTAAAACCGGTGATGTGAATGCTCAAAAAGCGGCGATCGCTAATTTAGCATCTCAATTAAAAGGTGACATCGCATCCCAAGCCGCGACAATCAACCGCATCCAAGCTGAAGTAGACAATGCTCAAACCGAAAACACGCGCTACCAACAGTTAAAAAAAGAAGGCGCGATTTCCGCTTCCACAGCAGATACTAAAGCTTTACAACTCAAAACTGCCCAACAGCAACTAACAGAAGCCAAAGCCAATCTCAACCGCACTCAAGACACTCTCCAACAACAGCTAAAGCAAGCTAAAGCCAAACTCAACAGCATTAGCGAAGTACGTCCTGTAGATGTCGACGCAGCACAAGCCGAAGTCAAAAGTGCGACAACTGCCATCCAACAAGCCAAGGCAGATCAAGATTTAACTTACATCCAATCTCCTATAGATGGCAAAATCTTGAAAATTCACACCAAAACTGGAGAAGTAATTGCCACTTCTGGTTTTGCTGAAGTCGGTAAGATATCTCAAATGTATGTAGTAGCAGAAGTGTATCAAACCGATATTGAAAAAGTGCGTCTAGGTCAAAAAGCTTCCATTACTAGCACGGCATTTTCCGGAAAAATACATGGCACTGTCAGCGAGATTGGTTGGCAAGTTGACAAACAAAGCATCTTCAGCATTAATCCCGGCTCAGACACAGATCGCCGAATAGTTGAGGTAAAAATCAGCATCGATAATCCCGCAGATAGTCAAAAAGTGGCTCGTTTAACTAACTTACAGGTAGATGTCGCCATTCAAATCTAA
- a CDS encoding SDR family NAD(P)-dependent oxidoreductase has protein sequence MTQIVRDNPSSVFVVSGGAKGITAQCTIKLAQHQPSKFILLGRSELLETEPEFARDCLEDAALKKRIMEHLISQGEKPTPMSVQKVFNQITSSREIKITLAAIAAAGGKAEYISVDITDKTAVQEKLKTAVERLGAITGIIHGAGNLADKLIEKKTEQDFEKVYTAKVQGLENLLTCVNPQQLQHLVLFSSVTGFYGNIGQTDYAIANEILNKSAQLLKQYHPQSHVVAINWGGWDSGMVTPELKKAFAERGIEIIPVEVGAQMLVNELHPAYHDTAQVVIGHPITLPPAPLDPVLRSYRIRRRMILAENPFLHDHTIAGSPVLPATCAMSWMINACEELYPGYRYLRCQDFKVLKGITFNENLDTEYTIDVQEVTKIDGDTIEFQTKIFSINAKGKTLYHFSSFIKLVRKIPAIPIYQSLDLTEDNIITTTGKDFYQNGDSSLFHGPAFQKITRVLNVSPTKLTAECFWEEISPQQQGQFPVKWHNPYTNDISTQSLWLWLSHFHQEVCLPGQLTHSEQFALTPCNEAFYVSCEIISKTDTGVNANFILHSRTGEIYSQILGAKAVIWPMKLLKQK, from the coding sequence ATGACACAAATAGTCCGTGATAATCCATCATCTGTTTTTGTGGTCAGTGGTGGCGCCAAAGGGATTACAGCGCAATGTACAATTAAATTAGCACAACATCAACCGAGCAAATTTATTCTTCTTGGTCGTTCAGAATTATTAGAAACAGAGCCAGAATTTGCTCGTGATTGTTTAGAAGATGCAGCGTTAAAAAAACGCATCATGGAGCATCTTATTTCTCAAGGTGAGAAACCCACACCCATGAGTGTGCAAAAGGTATTTAATCAGATTACTTCTAGCCGCGAAATTAAAATAACACTGGCAGCGATCGCAGCAGCAGGTGGAAAAGCCGAATATATTAGCGTCGATATCACCGATAAAACGGCTGTGCAGGAGAAACTAAAAACTGCTGTAGAACGCCTGGGGGCAATTACCGGCATTATTCATGGTGCAGGCAATTTAGCCGATAAATTAATTGAAAAGAAAACAGAACAGGACTTTGAGAAAGTTTACACCGCCAAAGTTCAGGGATTAGAGAACTTGCTGACTTGCGTAAACCCCCAACAACTACAGCATTTAGTGCTATTTTCTTCAGTTACAGGGTTTTACGGGAATATCGGACAGACTGATTATGCGATCGCTAATGAAATTCTCAACAAATCAGCCCAACTTTTGAAACAATACCATCCCCAGTCCCATGTAGTCGCAATTAATTGGGGCGGTTGGGATAGTGGCATGGTAACACCAGAACTCAAAAAAGCCTTTGCCGAACGGGGAATTGAAATTATTCCTGTGGAAGTTGGCGCCCAAATGTTAGTTAATGAACTGCATCCCGCCTATCATGACACAGCACAAGTAGTCATTGGTCATCCAATTACCCTACCACCTGCACCCCTAGATCCGGTACTGCGAAGCTATCGAATCCGCCGACGGATGATATTAGCAGAAAATCCCTTTTTGCACGATCATACAATTGCTGGTTCACCAGTATTACCAGCAACCTGCGCCATGTCATGGATGATCAACGCCTGTGAAGAACTTTATCCAGGTTATCGATATTTACGTTGTCAAGATTTCAAAGTTTTAAAGGGCATTACCTTCAATGAAAATCTTGACACTGAATATACTATAGATGTCCAAGAAGTTACTAAAATCGATGGCGACACCATCGAATTCCAAACAAAAATCTTCAGCATCAATGCCAAAGGCAAAACACTGTATCATTTCTCATCCTTCATCAAACTGGTAAGAAAAATCCCAGCAATTCCCATTTATCAATCACTGGATCTCACAGAAGATAATATCATCACCACCACAGGCAAAGACTTTTATCAAAATGGAGATTCCTCATTATTTCATGGCCCAGCCTTTCAGAAAATCACCAGAGTATTAAATGTCAGTCCCACAAAACTCACAGCCGAATGCTTCTGGGAAGAAATCAGCCCCCAACAACAAGGACAGTTTCCTGTCAAATGGCACAATCCTTATACAAATGACATCAGCACCCAATCCTTATGGCTTTGGTTAAGCCATTTTCATCAAGAAGTTTGTTTACCAGGACAGTTAACACACTCCGAACAATTTGCACTTACACCATGCAACGAAGCCTTTTATGTCTCCTGTGAAATCATCAGCAAAACAGATACTGGAGTCAATGCCAACTTCATACTCCACAGCCGAACAGGTGAGATATACTCCCAGATATTAGGAGCAAAAGCAGTTATTTGGCCAATGAAACTACTCAAGCAAAAATAA
- a CDS encoding polyketide synthase, whose product MEKIAIIGLSCLFPDANNPEEFWQNLTEEKDSTSSVTDTEMGVDPAVFYEPNKGQPEKIYFQKGGFIRNFKFDASEYNLPTAFVQSLDNTFKWSLYAAKQAIKQSGYLGNQTVLSKCGVILGTLALPTKSSNQLFAPIYQQTIEPAISELLQDQDFHLATSATASPVAPSNAMISGLPAAIVAQAFSLSGIHFCLDAACSSSFYAIKMASHYLWSRKADVMLAGAISCTDPLFIRMFFSGIQGYPENGISHPLDKSSKGLITSEGIGMVMLKRYSDAVRDGDRILATICGNGLSNDGKGKHLLSPNSKGQTLAFERAYTEAKLSPQAIDYMECHATGTSLGDTTELNSIDSFFGKHQAAPLVGSVKSNVGHLLVAAGMVSLTKTVLSMSHGVIPATINIAEPLGSENSVISAQNIVRTTTQWPSKGATKHAALSAFGFGGTNSHLILEQGEVV is encoded by the coding sequence GTGGAAAAAATCGCCATCATCGGGTTATCTTGCCTCTTTCCAGATGCTAACAACCCAGAAGAATTTTGGCAGAATCTAACCGAAGAAAAAGATTCGACATCATCCGTAACAGACACAGAAATGGGAGTAGATCCCGCAGTCTTTTACGAACCTAACAAAGGTCAACCAGAAAAAATCTATTTTCAAAAAGGAGGTTTCATCCGGAACTTTAAGTTTGATGCCAGCGAATACAACTTGCCTACAGCATTTGTACAAAGCTTGGACAACACCTTTAAATGGTCACTTTATGCTGCCAAACAAGCAATTAAGCAAAGTGGTTATTTAGGAAATCAAACTGTACTTTCAAAATGCGGCGTAATTTTAGGGACTCTAGCCTTACCCACCAAATCTTCTAATCAATTGTTTGCACCAATTTATCAGCAAACAATTGAGCCGGCAATTAGCGAACTTTTACAAGACCAAGATTTTCATTTGGCAACTTCAGCAACTGCCTCCCCAGTCGCTCCATCTAATGCCATGATTTCCGGCTTGCCAGCAGCCATTGTTGCTCAAGCGTTTTCTCTGTCTGGGATTCATTTCTGTTTAGATGCTGCCTGTTCGTCATCGTTTTATGCGATTAAGATGGCATCTCATTATCTATGGTCACGAAAAGCTGATGTGATGTTAGCTGGTGCCATCAGTTGTACAGATCCGCTGTTTATCCGGATGTTCTTTTCGGGGATTCAAGGATATCCCGAAAATGGTATTAGTCACCCATTGGATAAGTCATCTAAAGGACTAATTACATCCGAAGGCATTGGGATGGTAATGCTGAAGCGCTATAGTGATGCTGTGAGAGATGGCGATCGCATTCTTGCCACTATTTGCGGCAATGGACTCTCTAATGATGGCAAAGGCAAACACCTACTCAGCCCCAATTCCAAAGGACAAACTCTAGCCTTCGAGCGAGCTTACACTGAAGCCAAACTTAGCCCCCAAGCAATTGACTACATGGAGTGTCACGCAACAGGCACTTCTCTCGGAGATACCACCGAATTAAACTCCATCGATAGCTTTTTTGGCAAACACCAAGCAGCGCCTTTGGTCGGTTCTGTCAAAAGTAATGTCGGTCACTTGCTCGTTGCTGCCGGTATGGTGAGCTTGACGAAGACGGTTTTGAGTATGTCTCATGGCGTGATTCCCGCAACTATTAATATTGCTGAACCTCTCGGTTCTGAGAATAGTGTGATTTCCGCCCAAAACATTGTGAGAACTACCACGCAATGGCCCAGCAAAGGGGCAACTAAACACGCGGCTTTAAGTGCTTTTGGTTTTGGTGGAACGAACTCTCATCTAATTCTTGAACAAGGGGAAGTAGTCTAA
- the devC gene encoding ABC transporter permease DevC: MNFKIPLAWLQLAQQKIRFIVAVAGIAFIVLLMFVQLGFQDALYSSATAVHQKLHGDLFLVSSQYKSLTSNQSFSRTRLYQTLGFDGVESVSPMYLQFAKLKNPATGEKYSIYVIGFDPGKPVINIPEVEQNLDKLKIPDVMLFDRDSRPEFGPIVEKFYAENTDQTIEIFPFNSLIGYRVRVGGLFSLGPSFGVDGNLVVSDSTFLRINPNNTRPAEMIDVGLITLKPDADPIKVLKNLQMFLPNDVQVFTRQGFIDFEKKYWSVRTPIGFILNLMLTMASIVGVVIVYQILYSNIATQFIAYATLKAIGYPNKYLLNVVFQQALILAFSSYIPGFFASIALYDFAMKSTKLPIMMTANNAVLVLVSTVLMCITSGALAINKLRSADPADIF, encoded by the coding sequence ATGAATTTCAAGATTCCTTTGGCATGGCTACAGCTAGCCCAACAAAAAATTCGGTTTATTGTAGCTGTAGCAGGGATTGCTTTTATTGTGCTACTAATGTTTGTTCAACTTGGTTTCCAAGATGCGCTCTATTCTAGTGCTACCGCAGTCCATCAGAAGCTGCACGGCGATTTATTTTTAGTCAGTTCCCAATATAAATCTTTGACTTCCAATCAAAGCTTTTCTCGGACTCGTTTGTACCAAACCTTGGGGTTTGATGGTGTAGAGTCAGTTAGCCCAATGTATTTACAATTTGCCAAGTTAAAAAATCCCGCCACTGGTGAAAAATATTCAATATATGTAATTGGCTTTGATCCGGGAAAACCTGTGATCAATATTCCCGAAGTTGAACAAAATTTAGATAAACTCAAAATTCCGGATGTGATGCTTTTTGACAGAGATTCCCGCCCAGAGTTTGGCCCGATTGTAGAAAAATTTTACGCAGAAAATACTGACCAGACAATTGAAATATTTCCCTTCAATTCCTTAATTGGCTACAGAGTCAGAGTTGGTGGCTTATTCAGTTTAGGCCCTTCCTTTGGCGTAGATGGCAATTTAGTTGTGAGTGACTCAACTTTTCTCAGAATCAACCCCAATAATACCCGGCCAGCAGAAATGATCGATGTAGGTTTGATTACCCTCAAACCTGATGCTGACCCAATTAAGGTGTTAAAAAACTTACAAATGTTTTTACCTAATGATGTCCAAGTTTTTACTCGCCAAGGTTTTATTGACTTCGAGAAAAAATACTGGTCTGTCAGAACACCTATTGGTTTTATTCTCAATCTAATGCTGACAATGGCTTCTATTGTAGGTGTGGTGATTGTCTATCAAATTCTCTACAGTAACATTGCCACGCAATTCATTGCTTATGCAACTTTAAAAGCTATAGGTTATCCAAATAAATATTTATTAAATGTGGTTTTTCAACAAGCTTTAATCTTGGCTTTTTCCAGTTACATTCCCGGATTTTTTGCTTCTATAGCTTTATATGACTTTGCTATGAAATCTACTAAATTACCAATTATGATGACTGCTAATAATGCGGTATTAGTCTTAGTTTCAACTGTTTTGATGTGTATAACTTCTGGGGCACTAGCTATCAACAAACTCCGCTCCGCCGACCCGGCTGATATCTTCTAG
- a CDS encoding type I polyketide synthase, translating into MSAYSIDNALAELESLVNSCEKALIKSIEEKKMKSETSVSTSKINRQLQQNPIAIVGMASLLPKSRNLREYWRNIVNKIDCITDVPETHWSVKDYYDPNPRTTEDKTYCKKGGFIPEVDFNPMEFGIPPSILEVTDVSQLLSLVVAKEAMEDAGYSEAREFSRETIGVILGVAQAKQLGMPLSARLEYPVWEKVLKSSGLSDEDTQKIVEKIKSAYIKWDENAFPGMLANVVAGRIANRLNFGGTNCVVDAACASSFGALKMAISELIEYRSDMMLTGGVDTDNTIMAYISFSKTPAVTPSENVKPFDAKSDGMMLGEGICMLVLRRLEDAERDGDKIYAVIKGIGTSSDGRYKSIYAPRKEGQVKALERAYDDAGFSPATVGLMEAHGTGTMAGDPTEFGSLRDYFDVHDSKRQHIALGSVKSQIGHTKAAAGAASLIKTVLALHHKILPPTINITEPNPKLNIKNSAFYLNTETRPWIRAAGEPPRRAGVSSFGFGGTNYHVVLEEYEAEQKDAYRLHNAPSEVLLFGSSPAALLLQATEVLGKLQSEGGERHYAELVLECQTQVIPLPAARVGFVAENLAEACKLLQISIDLLKLKSAAASWEHPQGIYYRASGMDLGGKVVALFSGQGSQYLEMGREAAMNFPEMRRLYGQMDSLLLNDNLRPVSDIVFPHPVFEEAEKNAQVAALQRTEYAQPAIGVFSAGLYSILQQAGFKSDFTAGHSFGELTALWAAGVLSEEDYLFLVKSRGQAMAAPEDPDHDAGSMLAVKEDIVKVEAVLRHFPLVTIANFNSPTQIVLAGPTAEIARIRQALHDQGSAAVLLPVSAAFHTSLIAFAQKSFAIATKSVAFQNPKIPVFSNVTSRPYPKEPQAIQKILETHLSNSVLFKQEIENIYAAGGHCFVEFGPKRILTNLVKDILGDRPHITVSLNPSTQKNSDRSLREAAVQLRVIGMPLGNLDPYQLPPVLPPTEKKKTLNVRLNGINYVSDKTKNAFTQALQDGHQVGAISPRPLVESPVPSPAAIYSPTPEFSEITATSNGNGHKKTSPVPPVTFSHQPTPEPLAQRPGGKMQTTPEKLVNFQLALESLENLLTEFQHNQTENLQVHGTYLNHQMEYAKTFFQLIQQQNALFANAKSSPEAAQLKLVVMESLERSMMQFHSQQGETLRIHEQYLQEQVEYAKNFFQLIQQEYSRLLSGEVTIQSLTEKLSNGKSLLPLTTEAPVPPTAKIVETQPLPVMQPLVKSGSSVVEAAVAKIVEPVIEAAVAKIAEPVIEVQVAKIVEPVIEAAVAKIAEPVIEAAVAKIVEPVAIPEPAATSGINIADLGKNLLAITSEKTGYPVEMLELDMDMEADLGIDSIKRVEILGGLQEIYPDLPKPNLEELAEKRTIGQVVDYLQSHALGNPTVVIAPQEVKQAIEMPVIPEPVITFSPEPEAPVNNQFANLAETLLAITSEKTGYPVEMLELDMDMEADLGIDSIKRVEILGGLQELYPDLPKPNLEELGELRTIGQIVDYLQKLVGGEKKKSQSEVTTLSPSNVGFPRPPEAVSPPPAVDPNTPRLPAKLKTLPRPDFLEFSLPEGHIGLITDDGSLTTAKLAYSLIEQGWKVVVLSFPLSLVASQVPLPTGVTRVTLANLSEEHLQQQLQAIANHCGAIAAFIHLHPLFAAENTGKLSYPEVEKAIVKHVFLIAKHLKQSLNTAADQGRSCFCTVAHLDGAFGLKHQQNFSPIAAGLFGLTKSLRWEWPKVFARAIDLNPTLDPHQSAEYIIAELHDSNRYIAEVGYSSQGRVTLVAKNG; encoded by the coding sequence ATGTCTGCTTATTCAATTGATAATGCCTTGGCGGAGTTAGAAAGCCTTGTTAACAGTTGTGAAAAGGCTTTGATTAAGTCTATAGAGGAAAAAAAGATGAAGTCAGAAACATCGGTGTCAACCAGCAAAATTAATAGACAACTGCAACAAAATCCGATAGCGATTGTTGGGATGGCATCTCTGTTACCAAAATCGAGAAATTTACGAGAATACTGGCGCAACATCGTTAACAAAATTGATTGTATCACCGATGTACCAGAAACACACTGGAGCGTCAAAGATTACTACGACCCCAACCCCAGAACTACCGAAGATAAAACCTACTGTAAAAAAGGTGGTTTTATTCCTGAAGTTGATTTTAACCCGATGGAATTTGGCATTCCTCCCAGCATCTTAGAAGTCACAGATGTATCGCAACTGTTGAGTTTAGTAGTTGCCAAAGAGGCAATGGAAGATGCAGGATATAGCGAAGCGCGGGAGTTTAGCCGCGAAACTATTGGGGTAATCTTAGGCGTAGCCCAGGCAAAGCAATTGGGGATGCCACTGTCTGCCAGATTAGAGTATCCAGTTTGGGAAAAGGTGCTGAAAAGCAGTGGTTTATCTGACGAAGATACACAAAAAATTGTTGAGAAAATCAAAAGCGCTTATATCAAATGGGATGAGAATGCTTTCCCTGGGATGTTGGCTAACGTTGTGGCGGGAAGAATTGCCAACCGGCTGAACTTTGGCGGGACAAACTGCGTTGTTGATGCAGCTTGCGCCAGTTCTTTTGGTGCTTTAAAAATGGCAATTAGTGAGCTAATTGAGTATCGCAGCGACATGATGCTAACTGGCGGTGTGGATACCGACAACACCATCATGGCTTACATCTCCTTTAGCAAAACTCCTGCTGTAACTCCCAGTGAAAATGTCAAACCCTTCGATGCTAAATCTGACGGGATGATGTTGGGTGAAGGTATTTGTATGCTTGTCCTCAGACGCTTGGAAGATGCGGAACGGGACGGCGACAAAATCTATGCAGTGATTAAGGGTATTGGTACTTCTAGCGATGGTCGCTACAAGAGCATTTATGCTCCTCGCAAAGAAGGACAAGTCAAAGCGTTAGAACGTGCTTATGATGATGCTGGCTTTTCTCCTGCGACTGTTGGCTTGATGGAAGCACATGGTACTGGGACAATGGCGGGAGATCCGACAGAATTCGGTTCTTTGAGAGACTACTTTGATGTACATGATTCTAAAAGGCAGCACATCGCCTTGGGTAGCGTCAAATCCCAAATTGGACATACCAAAGCGGCAGCGGGTGCGGCCAGTTTAATCAAAACTGTTTTGGCGCTACATCACAAAATCTTACCGCCGACAATTAATATTACTGAGCCGAACCCCAAACTGAATATTAAAAATTCGGCCTTTTATTTGAATACCGAAACTAGACCTTGGATTCGGGCCGCAGGGGAACCGCCAAGACGTGCGGGTGTGAGTTCTTTTGGCTTTGGTGGCACAAATTATCACGTTGTGCTGGAAGAATATGAAGCGGAACAAAAAGACGCCTACCGCTTACATAATGCGCCTAGTGAGGTGCTGCTGTTTGGTTCTTCCCCAGCTGCGTTGTTGCTTCAAGCGACTGAGGTTTTAGGTAAGTTGCAGTCTGAGGGTGGTGAGAGACACTATGCAGAATTAGTTCTGGAGTGTCAAACACAAGTAATTCCTCTCCCTGCTGCCAGAGTTGGGTTTGTGGCTGAGAATTTGGCTGAGGCTTGCAAGTTACTGCAAATTAGTATAGATTTGCTGAAACTCAAATCTGCGGCAGCGTCTTGGGAGCATCCCCAAGGGATTTATTACCGCGCTTCGGGGATGGATTTGGGCGGTAAAGTTGTGGCGTTGTTTTCTGGGCAAGGTTCACAATATTTAGAGATGGGTCGAGAAGCGGCGATGAATTTCCCGGAGATGCGCCGCCTTTATGGACAGATGGACAGTCTGTTGCTGAATGATAATTTGCGACCGGTTTCGGATATTGTTTTTCCCCATCCGGTTTTTGAGGAAGCGGAAAAGAATGCCCAGGTTGCGGCTTTGCAAAGAACAGAATATGCTCAACCGGCGATTGGTGTGTTTAGTGCTGGGCTATATTCTATTCTGCAACAAGCTGGCTTTAAGTCAGATTTTACTGCTGGACACAGCTTTGGGGAACTGACAGCTTTGTGGGCTGCTGGGGTTTTGAGTGAGGAAGATTACTTGTTTCTGGTGAAGTCCAGAGGTCAAGCAATGGCGGCACCGGAAGATCCGGATCATGATGCGGGCAGTATGCTGGCGGTGAAGGAAGATATTGTCAAGGTGGAAGCGGTGCTGAGGCATTTTCCCCTGGTGACGATCGCTAATTTCAATTCTCCGACTCAAATTGTCTTGGCTGGGCCAACGGCGGAAATCGCCAGAATCCGCCAAGCGTTGCATGACCAAGGTAGCGCCGCTGTGTTGTTACCGGTCTCCGCAGCTTTCCACACATCGCTGATTGCTTTTGCTCAAAAGTCATTTGCGATCGCGACTAAGTCTGTGGCTTTCCAAAATCCGAAAATTCCGGTTTTCAGCAACGTCACCAGTAGACCATATCCCAAGGAACCCCAAGCGATCCAAAAAATCCTGGAAACTCACCTCTCTAACTCGGTGTTGTTTAAGCAGGAAATTGAAAATATCTATGCAGCTGGTGGTCATTGCTTTGTGGAATTTGGTCCGAAGCGGATTCTCACCAACTTGGTTAAAGATATTTTAGGCGATCGCCCCCACATTACCGTATCTCTCAACCCCAGCACCCAAAAGAATAGCGATCGCTCTTTGCGAGAAGCAGCTGTGCAGTTACGCGTTATCGGTATGCCTCTCGGCAACCTCGATCCTTACCAACTGCCCCCAGTACTTCCCCCAACCGAGAAAAAGAAAACGCTAAATGTGCGCTTGAACGGCATTAACTACGTATCTGACAAAACCAAAAACGCCTTCACTCAAGCTTTGCAAGACGGGCACCAAGTAGGGGCTATTTCTCCCCGACCTCTTGTCGAGTCTCCTGTTCCATCGCCGGCTGCCATATATAGCCCCACCCCAGAATTTTCTGAGATTACGGCGACAAGTAATGGTAACGGACATAAAAAGACATCCCCAGTGCCTCCTGTAACCTTTTCACATCAACCAACCCCAGAACCGTTAGCGCAGCGTCCCGGAGGGAAGATGCAAACAACACCAGAAAAACTTGTAAATTTCCAACTGGCTCTCGAAAGCTTAGAAAACCTTTTAACCGAGTTTCAGCACAATCAAACTGAGAATTTACAAGTTCACGGGACTTATCTTAACCATCAGATGGAATACGCCAAAACGTTTTTCCAACTGATACAACAGCAAAATGCCCTGTTTGCCAACGCTAAATCTTCTCCTGAAGCCGCCCAGCTTAAACTTGTGGTGATGGAAAGTTTAGAGCGCAGCATGATGCAGTTTCATAGCCAACAAGGTGAAACCCTCCGCATTCATGAGCAATATCTCCAGGAACAGGTGGAATATGCCAAAAACTTCTTCCAACTCATCCAGCAAGAATATTCTCGGTTACTTTCTGGAGAAGTGACAATTCAATCTCTAACGGAGAAACTCAGCAACGGCAAAAGTTTATTGCCTTTGACAACAGAAGCACCAGTACCTCCCACCGCCAAGATTGTCGAAACTCAGCCCTTACCTGTAATGCAGCCCTTAGTTAAAAGTGGCTCATCTGTAGTTGAGGCAGCAGTTGCCAAGATTGTCGAACCAGTCATAGAGGCAGCAGTTGCCAAAATTGCTGAACCTGTAATTGAGGTACAAGTTGCCAAGATTGTCGAACCAGTCATAGAGGCAGCAGTTGCCAAGATCGCTGAACCTGTAATTGAGGCAGCAGTTGCCAAAATTGTGGAACCGGTAGCCATCCCAGAACCCGCAGCGACATCTGGCATTAATATTGCTGACTTGGGTAAAAACCTGTTAGCCATCACCAGCGAAAAGACCGGCTACCCCGTCGAGATGCTGGAATTAGATATGGATATGGAAGCGGACTTAGGGATTGACTCGATCAAACGGGTAGAAATCTTGGGAGGTTTGCAAGAGATATACCCCGACTTACCTAAGCCAAACTTGGAAGAACTGGCAGAAAAACGCACCATCGGTCAAGTTGTTGACTATTTGCAATCCCACGCTTTGGGAAATCCCACGGTAGTAATTGCACCTCAAGAAGTAAAACAGGCAATCGAGATGCCAGTAATTCCTGAGCCAGTTATCACCTTTAGCCCAGAACCAGAAGCACCTGTTAACAATCAATTTGCTAACTTGGCTGAAACATTATTAGCCATTACCAGCGAGAAGACTGGCTACCCAGTGGAGATGCTGGAGTTAGATATGGATATGGAAGCGGACTTAGGGATTGACTCGATCAAACGGGTAGAAATTTTGGGAGGTTTGCAAGAGTTATATCCCGACTTACCCAAACCAAACTTAGAAGAATTAGGTGAACTCCGCACCATCGGGCAAATAGTTGATTATCTCCAAAAGCTGGTTGGAGGTGAAAAAAAAAAGTCTCAGTCTGAGGTAACGACGTTATCTCCGTCTAACGTGGGGTTTCCCCGCCCTCCTGAAGCAGTATCGCCCCCACCAGCGGTAGATCCCAATACCCCAAGACTGCCTGCAAAGCTTAAAACCCTACCCCGTCCAGACTTTTTGGAATTCAGTTTACCAGAGGGACACATCGGTTTAATCACCGATGATGGTTCCCTCACCACTGCCAAACTAGCGTATTCGCTGATTGAACAAGGCTGGAAAGTAGTAGTTTTGAGTTTCCCTCTATCGCTTGTTGCTTCGCAAGTGCCTTTACCCACAGGTGTAACCCGTGTGACATTGGCAAACTTGAGTGAAGAACATCTGCAACAACAACTACAAGCGATCGCTAATCACTGCGGTGCGATCGCCGCCTTCATCCATCTACATCCTCTATTTGCGGCAGAAAACACAGGTAAACTGAGCTATCCAGAAGTTGAAAAGGCGATCGTCAAGCACGTGTTTTTGATCGCCAAACATCTCAAACAATCTCTAAATACAGCAGCAGATCAAGGACGGAGTTGTTTTTGCACAGTTGCCCATCTCGACGGTGCCTTTGGCTTAAAACATCAGCAAAACTTTAGCCCAATTGCTGCCGGTTTATTTGGATTAACCAAAAGCCTGAGATGGGAATGGCCCAAAGTATTCGCCCGCGCCATTGACTTAAATCCAACTTTAGATCCACACCAATCAGCCGAATATATCATTGCAGAACTACACGATTCCAATAGATATATCGCTGAAGTTGGCTACAGTTCTCAAGGACGAGTCACCCTAGTTGCAAAGAATGGGTAA